A genomic region of Arvicola amphibius chromosome 7, mArvAmp1.2, whole genome shotgun sequence contains the following coding sequences:
- the LOC119819228 gene encoding olfactory receptor 10AG1-like — MKHTNIMEEDNTSTVTQFLLLGFSDLPNLQGFLFGMFSIMYVIILFGNTFIIVITRIDPALHNPMYFFLSNFSFLEICYVSVTLPRILYSIWTQDRNISLLACATQMCFFLMLAATDSILLAVMSYDRYVAICNPLHYPLVMNQTKCTQLAVGSWLGGMPFQLGQTCQIFSLHFCNSNKIDHFFCDIPPVIKLACGDTSVNELYAYVVVILLATIPFLLILTSYSKIIATILRLPTAQGRAKAFSTCSSHLVVVILFYGSASITYLMPKSTHSALSDKLLSLFYTIVTPMFNPMIYSLRNKEVIAALRRLLLRA, encoded by the coding sequence ATGAAACACACAAATATCATGGAAGAGGACAatacttccacagtgacacagtttctCCTCCTCGGATTCTCTGACCTTCCCAACCTCCAGGGCTTTCTATTTGGGATGTTCTCTATAATGTATGTAATTATTCTATTTGGAAATACCTTCATAATTGTGATAACCAGAATTGATCCTGCACTACACAATCCCATGTATTTTTTCctgtcaaatttttcttttctggaaatcTGTTATGTATCAGTCACTCTCCCTAGGATTCTGTATAGCATTTGGACCCAGGATAGAAACatttctcttctggcctgtgccACACAAATGTGTTTCTTCCTAATGCTGGCAGCTACTGACAGTATTCTTCTGGCTGTGATGtcttatgaccgctatgtggccatctgcaaccCTCTGCACTATCCTCTGGTCATGAACCAGACAAAATGCACACAGCTGGCAGTGGGCTCCTGGCTTGGTGGCATGCCTTTCCAGCTAGGGCAAACCTGTCAGATATTCTCCCTACATTTCTGCAACTCTAACAAGATAGACCACTTCTTCTGTGACATACCCCCTGTAATTAAGCTGGCCTGTGGAGATACTTCTGTTAACGAGTTGTACGCCTATGTAGTGGTTATCTTGCTTGCTACaatcccatttttattaatattaacatcATACAGCAAAATCATTGCAACCATCCTTAGGTTGCCAACTGCTCAAGGACGGGCAAAAGCCTTCTCCACATGTTCTTCCCATCTGGTGGTGGTGATTTTGTTTTATGGATCTGCATCTATTACCTATTTAATGCCAAAGTCAACACATTCTGCATTAAGTGACaaactcctctctcttttttacaCTATTGTGACCCCCATGTTCAACCCCATGATATACAGCCTTAGGAACAAAGAAGTGATTGCAGCTCTGAGAAGATTATTGCTTAGAGCATAG
- the LOC119819230 gene encoding olfactory receptor 10AG1-like, whose protein sequence is MKLKMVNLQRANKQKIIETNFTLPVEFVLLGFSDIPKLHWFLFGIFLSIYIIILLGNGIIILITRVEPTLQTPMYFFISNFSFLEICYVSVTLPRMLMDLFTMRGNISFFACATQMCLFLILGATECFLLAVMAYDRYVAICNPLRYPVVMSHKVCTQLVVGSWIIGIPIQVGQTYQILSLPFCESNQINHFFCDIPPLLKLACGNIFVNEIVVFIFAVLIVTVPFMLILASYSRIISTILKLSSNTGRTKAFSTCSSHLIVVFLFYGSASITYLKPKSNKKEGTDKLLSLFYTILTPMFNPLIYSLRNKDVTGALRKLFTRLVAV, encoded by the coding sequence atgaaattaaaaatggtGAACCtacaaagagcaaacaaacaaaaaatcattgAAACAAATTTTACTCTACCTGTGGAATTTGTTCTCTTGGGGTTTTCTGATATTCCCAAATTGCACTGGTTTCTCTTTGGAATCTTCCTATCCATCTACATAATTATTCTGCTGGGGAATGGAATCATCATTCTAATCACAAGGGTTGAGCCCACTCTGCAAACCCCCATGTATTTTTTCATCAGCAACTTTTCTTTCCTGGAAATCTGTTATGTATCTGTCACTCTTCCTAGAATGCTTATGGATCTTTTCACGATGagaggaaatatttctttttttgcctgTGCTACACAAATGTGCCTATTCCTTATACTTGGGGCCACAGAGTGCTTCCTCCTGGCTGTGATGGCCTACGATCgttatgtggccatctgcaaccCTCTACGCTATCCTGTTGTCATGAGTCACAAGGTGTGTACCCAGCTAGTGGTTGGTTCCTGGATCATTGGGATTCCCATTCAGGTGGGGCAGACGTATCAGATTCTGTCTCTTCCCTTCTGTGAATCTAACCAAATCAACCACTTCTTCTGTGACATACCTCCCCTGCTCAAATTGGCATGTGGAAACATCTTTGTGAATGAGATTGTGGTCTTTATATTTGCTGTCTTGATTGTCACCGTCCCTTTCATGTTGATCCTTGCGTCTTACAGCAGGATCATCTCAACCATTCTGAAATTGTCATCAAACACAGGAAGGACCAAAGCCTTTTCCACATGCTCTTCCCATCTTATAGTTGTGTTTTTATTCTATGGATCAGCTAGCATCACCTACTTAAAACCGAAGTCTAATAAGAAAGAGGGAACAGACAAactcctttctctgttttacaCCATTTTGACTCCAATGTTTAATCCCCTAATatacagcctgaggaacaaagATGTCACAGGGGCACTGAGAAAATTATTTACCAGATTGGTAGCAGTGTGA